The proteins below are encoded in one region of Fusobacterium massiliense:
- a CDS encoding HutD/Ves family protein, translating to MYKVIKKEDWKVSVWSGGVTNEIFIYPENSNYAERVFKARISVATTNDPAESLFTKLPGVDRYISKLEGEMKLSHTGHYEVDMEDYQIDRFRGDWETYSYGKFRDFNLMLKGIRGDLYFREVQKLCKLHLEKDSNIIFLFVIDGEVEVNGVVVKKEECYITDINILDVTGDNTKIYYGFIKEWE from the coding sequence ATGTATAAGGTTATAAAAAAGGAAGATTGGAAAGTCTCTGTGTGGTCTGGTGGAGTAACAAATGAAATTTTTATTTACCCAGAAAATTCAAACTATGCTGAAAGAGTTTTTAAAGCTCGTATAAGTGTTGCAACAACAAATGACCCAGCAGAATCTCTTTTTACAAAACTACCAGGAGTGGATAGATACATTTCTAAATTGGAAGGAGAAATGAAACTATCTCATACGGGACATTATGAAGTAGATATGGAAGATTATCAGATAGATCGTTTTAGAGGAGATTGGGAAACTTATTCTTATGGTAAATTTAGAGATTTTAACTTAATGTTAAAAGGTATAAGAGGGGACTTATATTTTAGAGAAGTTCAAAAGCTATGTAAATTACATCTTGAAAAAGATAGTAATATTATATTTCTTTTTGTAATTGACGGTGAAGTCGAAGTTAATGGAGTAGTCGTAAAAAAAGAAGAATGCTATATTACAGATATAAATATACTTGATGTTACTGGAGATAATACAAAAATATATTATGGTTTTATTAAAGAATGGGAGTAA
- a CDS encoding radical SAM protein, which translates to MYKHVFGPVPSRRLGISLGVDLVVNKSCNLNCVFCECGATKKIILDRKIFKDIEEIKFEIREVLKSITPNYITFSGSGEPTLSLDLGNIINFIKDNLVYKGKIAVITNSLLLNNADVIKEIERADLLIPTLSTVNQEIFEKLVRPDKSTHIEEVKEGFIKMSHSNFKGEIWIEIFIIENVTDSYENIKGIIEFLKENKIRYDKIQLNTIDRVGADRNLKAISYFKLLEIEKIFKENNILNVEIIKKLDELDEKNKISINNELLNNMKQKRKYQQEEIDKIFKK; encoded by the coding sequence ATGTATAAGCATGTTTTTGGACCGGTTCCATCTAGAAGATTGGGAATTTCTTTAGGGGTAGATTTAGTTGTAAATAAAAGTTGTAACTTAAATTGTGTGTTTTGTGAATGTGGAGCAACTAAAAAAATAATATTAGATAGAAAAATATTTAAAGATATTGAAGAAATAAAATTTGAAATAAGAGAAGTTTTAAAATCTATTACGCCAAATTATATAACTTTTTCTGGAAGTGGAGAACCAACTTTAAGTTTAGATTTAGGGAATATTATAAATTTTATTAAAGATAACTTAGTTTATAAAGGTAAAATAGCAGTAATTACAAATAGTTTACTATTGAATAATGCTGATGTTATAAAAGAAATAGAAAGGGCAGATTTGTTAATTCCAACTTTAAGTACAGTAAATCAAGAGATTTTTGAAAAGTTAGTTAGACCGGATAAAAGTACTCATATAGAAGAAGTAAAAGAGGGCTTTATTAAGATGAGTCATTCTAATTTTAAAGGGGAAATTTGGATAGAGATTTTTATTATAGAAAATGTTACAGACAGCTATGAGAATATAAAAGGAATCATAGAATTTTTAAAAGAAAATAAAATAAGATACGATAAGATTCAACTTAACACAATAGATAGAGTTGGGGCTGATAGAAATTTAAAAGCAATTTCATATTTTAAACTTTTAGAAATAGAAAAAATCTTTAAAGAAAATAATATATTGAATGTAGAAATAATAAAAAAGTTAGATGAACTTGATGAAAAAAATAAAATTTCTATAAATAATGAATTACTTAATAATATGAAACAAAAAAGAAAATATCAACAAGAAGAAATTGATAAAATTTTTAAAAAGTAG